A window of Natronolimnobius sp. AArcel1 contains these coding sequences:
- a CDS encoding nascent polypeptide-associated complex protein, whose amino-acid sequence MFGGGGGGLNPRKMEQMMEQMGIDVEDIDAEEVIIRTDEHDLVFSDAEVTKMDARGQETYQIIGSPEEVESGSAGGAAGGESEDSGPSIPDDDVDLVATRAGVSEDDARAALEDNDGDLAAAVEDLE is encoded by the coding sequence ATGTTTGGAGGAGGCGGCGGCGGACTCAATCCGCGCAAGATGGAACAGATGATGGAACAGATGGGTATCGACGTCGAGGATATCGACGCTGAAGAGGTCATTATCCGCACCGACGAGCACGACCTCGTCTTCAGCGACGCTGAAGTCACCAAGATGGACGCCCGCGGGCAGGAAACCTACCAGATCATCGGCTCGCCCGAAGAGGTTGAATCCGGTTCTGCCGGCGGCGCTGCAGGCGGCGAATCCGAAGATTCCGGCCCGTCGATCCCCGACGACGACGTCGACCTCGTCGCAACGCGTGCCGGCGTCAGCGAGGACGACGCCCGCGCCGCACTCGAGGACAACGACGGCGACCTCGCCGCGGCAGTCGAGGACCTCGAGTAA